A window of the Cellvibrio sp. pealriver genome harbors these coding sequences:
- a CDS encoding cyclic nucleotide-binding domain-containing protein, with translation MAISLDVLASFAPFNTLNHEYLVQVAEKANLREVAKGTIIFKRGRPFPEKVYLVSGTVDLIDSGFQVNTINPASESRRSPLNITQPTQVSAVAKSDVTLLSVDSDFLDLVLAWSESNDEEAETSGVSLHDDSDWMSSLLQSPLFSRLPPANIRQLFIRFKAQKVHADEIVIRQGERGDFFYVLESGSAIVMDPSNKILAALRPGHYFGEEALVGDTTRNATIKMITPGKVMKLDKEDFRELLQEPVLKYVTADELKARSSDMPAYQIIDVRLPVERRGQSVPDSRNIPLNQLRNHLKNLDDAVTYVVTDDSGRRCDVAAHLLTQAGFDSCILKDSAHYYSGL, from the coding sequence ATGGCGATTAGCCTTGATGTCTTAGCGTCTTTTGCGCCGTTTAACACCCTGAATCACGAATATCTTGTTCAAGTGGCTGAAAAAGCCAATCTGCGTGAAGTGGCCAAAGGCACTATTATTTTCAAGCGTGGAAGGCCGTTTCCTGAAAAAGTATATTTAGTCAGTGGTACGGTTGATTTGATTGATTCAGGGTTTCAGGTGAATACGATTAATCCTGCCAGTGAATCTCGCCGCTCCCCGCTTAATATCACCCAACCAACACAAGTGTCCGCTGTTGCCAAGTCTGACGTTACACTCTTGTCTGTTGATAGTGATTTTCTTGATTTAGTGCTTGCGTGGAGTGAATCTAATGACGAAGAGGCAGAAACATCGGGAGTAAGTTTGCATGATGACAGTGATTGGATGTCGTCATTGTTGCAGTCGCCTCTATTTAGTCGTCTACCTCCAGCTAATATCCGTCAGCTATTCATACGTTTCAAAGCACAAAAAGTACACGCCGATGAAATTGTTATCCGGCAGGGAGAGCGCGGCGACTTTTTTTATGTGCTTGAGTCAGGTAGTGCAATCGTAATGGATCCGAGTAATAAGATATTAGCTGCACTGCGTCCTGGTCATTATTTTGGCGAAGAGGCCTTGGTTGGCGATACTACGCGCAATGCCACCATTAAAATGATTACTCCCGGCAAAGTGATGAAGCTCGACAAGGAAGATTTTCGTGAATTATTGCAAGAACCCGTTTTAAAGTATGTCACGGCAGATGAATTGAAAGCGCGCTCAAGCGATATGCCTGCCTATCAAATTATTGATGTCCGCCTACCGGTTGAGCGGCGAGGGCAATCTGTACCAGACAGTCGGAATATCCCCCTTAACCAATTGCGCAACCATCTCAAAAATCTTGATGACGCAGTCACTTATGTAGTGACTGATGATTCCGGTCGTCGCTGTGATGTTGCAGCGCATCTTCTTACCCAAGCTGGTTTTGATAGTTGTATCCTTAAGGATTCAGCGCATTATTACTCTGGGCTCTAA
- a CDS encoding tryptophan--tRNA ligase, which yields MSKQRVLTGITTTGTPHLGNYVGAIRPAIQASQSANVQSFYFLADFHALIKCQDPDLVHQSTREIAATWLALGLDTDNAIFYRQSDVPEIPELCWVLTCMAAKGLMNRAHAYKASVDSNLAAGEDTDFGITMGLYSYPILMAADILMFNANKVPVGRDQVQHIEMARDIAARFNHHYGEHFVLPEAQVDDNVSAVLQGLDGRKMSKSYGNTIPLFLPEKQLKKSINKILTNLLEPGEPKDPDTSPVFQIWQAFATPEQNVYMRQQFAEGIAWGEAKRQLFELINSQLAEARDKYESLLANPAHIEDVLQKGAEKARAYSRPLLEKVRDAVGIRKIK from the coding sequence ATGAGTAAACAACGTGTTTTAACTGGCATTACCACCACTGGTACCCCGCATTTGGGTAACTATGTCGGCGCGATACGCCCGGCGATTCAGGCAAGCCAAAGTGCAAATGTGCAGTCATTTTATTTTTTGGCTGACTTCCACGCCTTGATCAAATGCCAGGATCCTGATCTGGTCCACCAATCTACCCGTGAAATCGCTGCAACTTGGCTGGCTTTAGGGCTAGATACTGATAATGCCATTTTTTATCGTCAATCAGATGTACCCGAAATTCCCGAATTATGCTGGGTGCTGACCTGCATGGCGGCAAAGGGGTTGATGAATCGCGCGCATGCATATAAAGCATCTGTTGATAGCAACCTTGCGGCCGGTGAAGATACCGATTTTGGTATTACCATGGGGTTGTATTCGTATCCAATTTTGATGGCTGCTGACATTTTAATGTTCAATGCCAACAAGGTGCCTGTGGGGCGTGATCAGGTTCAGCATATCGAAATGGCCCGTGATATTGCTGCGCGCTTCAACCATCACTACGGTGAGCATTTCGTATTGCCTGAAGCGCAAGTGGACGACAATGTTAGTGCCGTACTGCAAGGGTTGGATGGGCGTAAAATGAGTAAAAGTTATGGCAACACCATTCCATTATTTTTACCTGAAAAACAGCTAAAAAAATCAATAAATAAAATTCTGACTAATTTATTAGAGCCAGGCGAACCCAAAGACCCAGATACGTCACCGGTTTTTCAAATTTGGCAGGCCTTTGCAACTCCCGAACAAAATGTGTATATGCGTCAACAATTTGCAGAAGGGATTGCATGGGGTGAAGCGAAACGCCAACTATTCGAGTTGATCAATAGTCAGTTAGCTGAAGCTCGTGATAAATATGAATCATTGTTGGCTAATCCCGCACATATTGAAGACGTACTACAAAAGGGCGCAGAAAAAGCACGCGCATACAGTCGGCCTTTATTAGAAAAAGTGCGTGATGCGGTGGGTATACGCAAAATAAAGTGA
- a CDS encoding methyl-accepting chemotaxis protein, with protein sequence MFGWYQRLSLRLKLTLPLLLLVVLVLYMGLHAISTSKVLGNNATTIAKVNLPEIQLLIQADRDLYQSLTAERALLQLDSSEHQSLFTEQSENAKQAYDRVYQSLDISETATSAEREEFTRRYNAWKIQAADVINTARLSDDASRAAAREKSYGSAHEAFEHLRNYIDELQEKRLVEVDEFTVQIDKDLDSSSTQLLVLVILGTLVSGLAAYFLPVLVAGQVRQISHRIHNIAEGDGDLTARLPVNTKDELGELAANVNQFIEKLQRVISDVLVNAAEVSKAAESLLVVSSNSQRAADDQCHAITMVVTAVNELTMAIQEVARNTSNTAQNTKEATAITDRGQERIHLAVEHVQGLAVRITETAEFMSRLENEAKNVTSVIDVIRGVAEQTNLLALNAAIEAARAGEQGRGFAVVADEVRTLASRTQQSTADIHGMLSQLQQGVQRAVDAMGSSATMTSDAVASATEAGQSLTGIGTAVKQISDMTLQIATAAEQQSSVTSEIDKNLVQINSLAMNTAEGASKTAEQSQHLNELSIQLRQMLMQFKV encoded by the coding sequence ATGTTTGGCTGGTATCAACGATTAAGTCTCCGCTTAAAACTCACCCTGCCTTTATTGCTATTAGTGGTATTGGTGCTCTACATGGGTCTGCATGCGATAAGCACAAGTAAAGTGTTAGGCAATAACGCAACCACTATTGCCAAGGTTAATTTGCCTGAAATTCAATTGTTGATACAGGCAGATAGAGACCTTTACCAATCATTAACGGCCGAGAGAGCGCTCTTGCAATTGGATTCGAGCGAGCATCAATCCTTATTTACAGAGCAGAGTGAAAACGCCAAGCAAGCTTATGACCGTGTGTATCAATCACTTGATATATCTGAAACTGCCACTTCTGCAGAGCGAGAGGAATTCACCCGCCGGTATAATGCGTGGAAAATCCAGGCAGCTGACGTTATTAATACTGCGCGTCTGAGTGATGATGCAAGCCGTGCAGCTGCGCGTGAAAAATCATACGGTAGCGCGCATGAAGCTTTTGAGCATTTGCGTAATTATATTGATGAGCTCCAGGAGAAGCGTCTTGTAGAGGTCGATGAATTTACGGTGCAAATCGATAAGGATTTGGATAGCAGTTCAACCCAATTGCTGGTTTTAGTCATTCTGGGAACATTGGTTAGCGGCTTGGCTGCATACTTTTTACCTGTATTGGTTGCTGGCCAAGTGCGGCAAATCAGTCACCGTATCCATAATATCGCTGAGGGTGATGGCGACTTAACGGCTCGTTTACCCGTTAATACGAAAGATGAATTGGGTGAGCTTGCTGCCAATGTAAATCAGTTTATTGAGAAACTGCAGCGCGTTATTAGCGACGTTTTGGTAAATGCAGCAGAGGTATCAAAAGCAGCAGAATCTTTATTAGTTGTATCGAGTAATAGTCAGCGGGCAGCGGATGATCAGTGCCATGCGATTACCATGGTGGTCACAGCAGTGAATGAATTAACCATGGCTATTCAGGAAGTTGCACGTAACACAAGCAATACTGCGCAAAATACAAAAGAAGCCACAGCGATTACCGACCGTGGACAAGAACGAATTCATCTTGCAGTTGAGCATGTGCAAGGATTGGCAGTGCGTATTACAGAAACGGCAGAGTTTATGTCGCGCCTGGAAAATGAAGCAAAAAATGTAACATCTGTGATTGATGTAATTCGTGGAGTTGCGGAGCAAACCAATTTACTTGCACTGAATGCTGCAATCGAAGCCGCCCGCGCTGGTGAACAGGGTAGAGGTTTTGCTGTAGTGGCGGACGAAGTGCGTACACTTGCAAGCCGTACGCAGCAATCTACAGCCGATATTCACGGAATGCTGAGCCAATTGCAGCAGGGGGTACAGCGGGCAGTAGATGCGATGGGTAGTAGTGCAACCATGACATCAGACGCTGTGGCCTCAGCAACTGAGGCTGGGCAGTCATTGACTGGTATTGGAACAGCGGTAAAACAAATTTCGGACATGACATTGCAAATTGCTACTGCTGCAGAACAGCAAAGTTCAGTGACTTCTGAAATTGATAAAAATCTGGTTCAAATTAATTCACTGGCAATGAATACTGCAGAGGGCGCATCAAAAACGGCGGAGCAAAGCCAGCATCTAAATGAATTATCAATTCAGTTACGGCAAATGCTCATGCAATTCAAAGTCTAA
- a CDS encoding M18 family aminopeptidase: protein MMESPLVPHTQIDFNENLLRFLQASPTPFHAAKNLADQLSRAGFTQLQEGDAWSLKPGGRYWLTRNDSSIIAFIYGYSPLVESGIRMLGAHTDSPCLKVKPRAELNRRGYFQLGVEVYGGALLAPWYDRDLSMAGRVTYCDEQGNITSELIDFGRPIAIIPSLAIHLDRDANNARSINPQKDIVPLVLQLPADDSPVPGFRELLQAELQRSNPSLAIKQVLDYEISLYDTQPPALTGLQNDFISSARLDNLLSCFIGLQALLNADNKVSSLLICTDHEEIGSASCCGAKGPMLQHFLERLLPDTETRVRTIERSMMISADNAHGIHPNFMDKHDENHGPLLNRGPVIKINANQRYATTSETSAFFRLLCNQVNVPVQSFVARTDMGCGSTIGPIVASEVGVKTIDVGVPTFAMHSIRELAGAADSWYLYQVAKAFFTYPNAPLARVVIAQ from the coding sequence ATGATGGAATCCCCGCTCGTTCCACACACGCAAATAGACTTCAATGAAAACCTGCTGCGTTTTTTACAGGCATCACCCACCCCTTTTCATGCGGCAAAAAATCTTGCCGATCAATTGTCCAGAGCCGGTTTTACCCAGCTTCAAGAGGGGGATGCATGGAGTCTGAAACCGGGTGGGCGTTATTGGTTAACGCGTAATGACTCTTCAATTATCGCGTTCATCTACGGTTACTCGCCATTAGTAGAATCAGGTATACGCATGCTTGGTGCCCATACCGACAGCCCTTGCCTTAAGGTGAAGCCTCGCGCAGAGCTTAATCGACGCGGTTACTTTCAGTTGGGTGTCGAAGTTTACGGCGGAGCTTTGTTGGCACCTTGGTATGATCGCGATTTATCGATGGCGGGACGTGTTACCTACTGTGATGAGCAGGGGAATATCACAAGTGAATTAATAGACTTCGGCCGGCCAATTGCGATCATTCCCAGTTTGGCGATTCACCTGGATCGTGACGCGAATAATGCCCGCTCAATCAATCCGCAGAAAGATATAGTGCCACTGGTATTGCAGTTGCCAGCAGATGACTCGCCGGTTCCTGGGTTTCGGGAGTTATTGCAGGCTGAGCTACAGCGTAGCAATCCAAGCTTGGCAATCAAACAGGTTCTGGATTATGAAATCAGTCTTTATGATACTCAGCCGCCTGCTTTAACAGGATTGCAGAACGACTTTATTTCCAGTGCAAGACTGGATAATTTACTGAGTTGTTTCATAGGGTTACAGGCATTACTTAATGCAGATAATAAAGTATCAAGCCTGCTTATTTGTACAGATCATGAAGAGATTGGCAGTGCATCTTGTTGTGGTGCCAAAGGCCCTATGCTGCAACATTTTCTTGAGCGACTGCTACCTGATACTGAAACCCGCGTGAGAACAATTGAGCGCTCGATGATGATTTCGGCTGACAACGCGCACGGGATACACCCTAACTTCATGGATAAGCATGATGAAAATCATGGGCCTTTGTTGAACCGCGGTCCGGTAATTAAAATCAACGCCAACCAGCGTTATGCAACGACCAGTGAAACCAGCGCGTTTTTCCGTCTCTTATGCAATCAGGTGAATGTTCCAGTGCAATCCTTTGTTGCCCGTACAGATATGGGGTGTGGAAGCACGATTGGTCCAATAGTCGCCTCTGAGGTTGGGGTAAAAACAATTGATGTGGGCGTCCCCACATTTGCGATGCACTCAATCCGTGAGTTAGCGGGGGCTGCAGATAGCTGGTATCTCTATCAGGTTGCAAAGGCGTTTTTTACTTACCCTAATGCACCATTGGCAAGAGTTGTTATCGCACAGTGA
- the adk gene encoding adenylate kinase, giving the protein MRVILLGAPGAGKGTQAQLIMEKFGIPQISTGDMLRAAVKAGTALGLQAKDIMAAGGLVPDDLIISLVKERIASSDCSNGFLFDGFPRTIPQAQAMLDAGVDIDHVIEIHVPDEEIVARLSGRRVHEASGRVYHVIHNAPKVEGHDDITGEPLIQRPDDTEETVRKRLGVYHDQTEPLVGFYQNLAASGKSRAPKYTRISGIGSVDGIRQQLLTVLG; this is encoded by the coding sequence ATGAGAGTGATATTGTTGGGCGCACCTGGTGCAGGCAAAGGTACCCAGGCGCAACTGATCATGGAAAAGTTTGGAATTCCCCAAATTTCTACTGGCGACATGTTACGTGCAGCCGTTAAAGCCGGTACCGCGCTAGGTTTGCAAGCGAAAGATATAATGGCAGCTGGAGGCTTGGTGCCCGATGACCTGATTATTTCTTTGGTAAAAGAGCGTATTGCTTCCAGCGACTGCTCTAATGGTTTTTTGTTTGATGGTTTTCCCCGCACTATCCCGCAAGCACAGGCTATGTTGGATGCGGGTGTCGATATTGACCATGTGATTGAGATCCATGTTCCCGATGAGGAAATCGTTGCACGCTTGAGTGGCCGTCGTGTCCATGAGGCATCTGGTCGCGTTTATCACGTCATTCACAATGCTCCCAAAGTAGAGGGGCATGATGATATTACTGGTGAGCCTTTGATCCAGCGCCCGGACGACACAGAAGAAACTGTGCGTAAGCGTTTGGGTGTTTATCACGACCAGACAGAACCTCTGGTGGGCTTTTATCAAAATTTGGCTGCATCCGGGAAATCACGAGCTCCCAAATATACGCGTATCAGCGGTATCGGGAGTGTAGACGGAATCCGTCAACAGCTACTGACTGTATTGGGATAA
- the tsaB gene encoding tRNA (adenosine(37)-N6)-threonylcarbamoyltransferase complex dimerization subunit type 1 TsaB, translating into MSLILALDSSTDACSVALYQQGQLSSLFELAAKSHTQRLLPMVDELLKQAGISLKELDAIAFGRGPGSFTGLRICAGIVQGLAFGTQLPVIPVSTLEAQALAYTRANPDNQQSIIAAMDARMNEVYWGVFKPENSHIQAVGDEYVMAPEAMVNHPRVQSLGGHFVGIGSGWHYPDMQASAAKTIVMDIHPHAGDIALIAAEHWTKGQIVNVLDAQPVYLRDSVSWQKRQRIRNSD; encoded by the coding sequence ATGAGCCTGATTCTTGCCTTGGATTCCTCTACCGATGCTTGTTCTGTTGCCCTTTATCAACAAGGGCAGCTAAGCAGTTTGTTTGAGCTGGCTGCGAAGAGCCATACTCAAAGACTGCTCCCGATGGTTGATGAGCTGCTCAAACAAGCGGGTATATCCTTAAAGGAGCTTGATGCGATTGCGTTTGGTCGCGGGCCGGGCTCATTTACAGGTTTAAGGATTTGTGCCGGTATAGTCCAGGGCTTGGCGTTTGGCACCCAATTACCTGTCATTCCTGTATCCACGCTTGAGGCACAGGCCTTAGCATACACCCGTGCCAATCCCGATAACCAGCAGTCAATAATCGCGGCGATGGATGCACGAATGAATGAAGTGTACTGGGGCGTGTTCAAGCCAGAAAATAGTCATATTCAAGCTGTTGGTGATGAATATGTGATGGCTCCGGAAGCAATGGTTAATCATCCTCGTGTTCAGTCATTGGGTGGCCATTTTGTGGGTATAGGCTCAGGCTGGCATTATCCGGATATGCAAGCATCAGCTGCCAAGACTATAGTCATGGATATTCATCCCCATGCAGGCGATATTGCGCTCATCGCTGCAGAGCACTGGACGAAGGGGCAGATAGTCAATGTGCTTGATGCCCAACCTGTTTATTTGCGCGATAGTGTTTCGTGGCAAAAGCGTCAGCGCATCCGTAATTCAGACTAG
- a CDS encoding Lrp/AsnC family transcriptional regulator, with protein sequence MSKSVELDEYDRKILRALQENADYSMADLGNMIGLSHTPCWRRLKRLEVEGVIRGKVTLLDPKLLNLGVTVHAYITIKNHDAPSLEAFEEMVQAIPEVVECYSTSGEKDYVLRVVVESVEHYERLMKQTLIHLPNIGSINSAFALKQVKFTTQLPI encoded by the coding sequence ATGAGCAAGTCAGTTGAGCTCGATGAATACGATCGCAAAATTTTGCGTGCCCTTCAGGAAAATGCCGATTATTCAATGGCCGATTTAGGCAATATGATTGGTCTTTCGCACACACCATGTTGGCGTCGGCTAAAGCGACTGGAGGTTGAAGGAGTGATTCGGGGCAAAGTCACCTTACTTGACCCCAAGCTACTCAACCTTGGCGTGACCGTGCATGCCTATATCACCATCAAGAATCACGACGCACCTTCTCTCGAAGCATTTGAGGAGATGGTGCAAGCAATACCTGAAGTAGTTGAGTGCTATTCAACAAGTGGCGAAAAAGATTATGTATTACGTGTCGTTGTAGAGAGCGTTGAACACTATGAGCGCTTGATGAAGCAAACCCTTATTCACTTGCCAAATATCGGATCAATCAATTCAGCCTTTGCATTAAAACAAGTAAAATTCACAACACAGTTGCCAATTTAA
- the bioA gene encoding adenosylmethionine--8-amino-7-oxononanoate transaminase, with amino-acid sequence MIYNQEVANHDLLRLDRAHVWHPYTSFINPGLVTSVNHAKGVELYLTDGRILIDGMSSWWSTLHGYNHPVLNQAITEQLGKMAHVMFAGITHEPAVKLASTLAKITPAGLNKVFFSDSGSVAVEVAMKMAIQYWHTKGQAQRTMFLSLKNGYHGDTFGAMSVCDPHSGMHNLFHHSLPHHLFAEAPPCGFDIPFQESHIAKFAQHIQQHRQKIAAVIIEPIVQGAGGMRFYSPGYLRRVRELCDKNEILLIVDEVATGFGRTGKLFASEHAGISPDIMCIGKALSAGYITLAATLCNDKVSNGICDNNGIFMHGPTYMANPLACAVANASIDLLLNSNWQETVANISQQMKEELAPCKDFSYVADVRVLGAIGVVELKDTVDTSKLMALFIEYGVWIRPFGKIIYLMPSFIIDKENLSKLTSAILKVVATLAK; translated from the coding sequence ATGATATACAACCAAGAAGTCGCCAATCATGATTTACTACGACTGGATCGTGCTCATGTTTGGCACCCTTACACATCTTTTATTAATCCAGGCTTGGTGACATCTGTAAACCATGCCAAAGGTGTTGAATTATATCTCACTGACGGACGCATACTGATTGATGGTATGTCATCCTGGTGGAGCACGCTGCATGGCTATAATCACCCGGTATTAAATCAAGCCATTACCGAACAATTGGGGAAAATGGCACATGTGATGTTTGCAGGTATTACTCATGAGCCTGCAGTAAAACTGGCTAGCACACTTGCGAAAATTACACCCGCAGGTCTCAATAAGGTTTTTTTCTCTGACTCTGGATCTGTCGCGGTCGAAGTTGCCATGAAAATGGCAATTCAATATTGGCATACCAAGGGGCAGGCTCAGCGCACCATGTTCCTGTCGCTCAAAAATGGATATCACGGCGACACTTTTGGTGCGATGTCCGTTTGCGATCCTCACTCCGGGATGCACAACTTATTTCATCATTCATTACCGCATCATTTATTTGCAGAAGCACCTCCATGCGGCTTTGATATCCCCTTTCAAGAATCCCACATCGCAAAGTTTGCACAACATATTCAACAACATCGCCAAAAAATTGCTGCGGTTATTATTGAACCCATAGTGCAAGGTGCAGGCGGAATGCGTTTTTATTCTCCTGGGTATTTACGTCGCGTGCGTGAATTGTGCGATAAGAATGAAATATTGCTGATAGTAGATGAGGTTGCTACCGGCTTCGGTCGGACGGGTAAATTATTCGCATCCGAGCATGCTGGTATCAGCCCGGACATTATGTGTATAGGCAAAGCGTTATCAGCCGGTTATATTACTCTTGCAGCAACATTGTGTAACGATAAAGTAAGCAATGGCATTTGTGACAACAACGGAATTTTTATGCATGGCCCAACTTATATGGCCAACCCCCTTGCCTGTGCGGTCGCCAATGCCAGTATCGATCTGCTACTCAACTCAAATTGGCAAGAAACCGTTGCAAACATAAGTCAACAGATGAAAGAAGAGTTAGCTCCCTGCAAAGATTTCTCATATGTTGCCGATGTAAGAGTGCTGGGTGCAATAGGTGTTGTTGAATTAAAAGACACAGTCGATACCAGTAAACTGATGGCTTTGTTTATCGAATATGGCGTATGGATTAGACCATTTGGAAAAATTATTTATTTAATGCCATCGTTTATTATTGATAAAGAAAATTTAAGTAAATTGACATCTGCCATCTTAAAAGTGGTTGCAACATTGGCAAAATAG
- a CDS encoding NAD-dependent succinate-semialdehyde dehydrogenase, producing the protein MDNSYMPITELCNPFLIRTCALIGGEWCESDSKKYFPVINPATGELLTNVADAGVEEARRAIVAAAQAQSNWMQKPVQERSRLLHAWHALVLKHSDDLALILTLEQGKPLTEARAEIAYGASYIEWFAEEAKRIYGDIIAPQHPDQRIMVIKQPVGVVAAITPWNFPNAMLARKLAPALAAGCAVVAKPAAETPLSALALAWLAEEAGIPAGVINIVPSTDASAIGIEFSSNKLVRKLSFTGSTRVGKILIQQCAEDVKRITLELGGNAPFIVFEDADLDAAVAGAMASKFRNAGQTCVCANRFYIHRNIQSVFCAKLIQAMQSLTIGNGVASETKIGPLISRSAVKKVQSLVDDALKKGARITYQADLDKTLLAIGSYYPPTVLNNIADDSLLLTQEIFGPVVAILPFDSDEEVAKLANDTDYGLAAYCFTRDSKRIKKMSEILATGMLGINTGTISNAMAPFGGVKHSGWGREGSHYGIADYLEIKYICEQI; encoded by the coding sequence ATGGATAATTCCTACATGCCCATTACCGAGCTTTGCAATCCATTTCTTATCCGTACATGCGCATTAATTGGGGGCGAGTGGTGCGAGTCGGATTCAAAAAAATATTTCCCGGTTATAAATCCTGCCACTGGGGAGTTGCTTACTAATGTTGCTGATGCTGGTGTAGAAGAGGCGCGCAGGGCAATTGTTGCTGCTGCTCAAGCTCAGTCGAACTGGATGCAAAAACCAGTACAGGAACGAAGCCGTTTGTTACATGCATGGCATGCTTTGGTGTTGAAACACTCGGATGATTTAGCGCTGATCCTGACGCTGGAACAAGGCAAGCCTTTAACTGAGGCTCGTGCTGAAATTGCTTATGGTGCAAGCTATATTGAATGGTTTGCCGAAGAAGCGAAGCGCATCTACGGAGATATCATCGCACCGCAACATCCTGACCAACGGATAATGGTAATTAAGCAGCCGGTGGGTGTAGTAGCCGCAATAACACCTTGGAATTTTCCTAATGCCATGCTGGCACGCAAGCTGGCACCTGCTTTGGCTGCTGGTTGTGCTGTTGTAGCAAAGCCGGCCGCTGAAACACCACTCTCGGCGTTAGCGCTTGCGTGGTTAGCGGAAGAGGCAGGTATTCCTGCAGGCGTTATTAATATCGTTCCATCCACGGACGCATCTGCTATCGGAATTGAGTTTTCATCGAACAAACTTGTGCGTAAGCTTTCGTTCACTGGCTCTACAAGAGTTGGAAAAATATTAATCCAGCAGTGCGCAGAGGATGTGAAGCGCATTACGCTGGAGCTTGGTGGCAATGCACCTTTTATCGTATTTGAAGATGCTGATCTCGATGCCGCTGTAGCAGGAGCTATGGCCTCCAAGTTTCGCAATGCAGGACAAACTTGTGTGTGCGCCAATCGATTTTATATTCATCGTAATATTCAAAGTGTTTTTTGTGCCAAATTGATACAAGCGATGCAGTCATTGACCATTGGTAATGGTGTGGCAAGTGAAACAAAAATAGGTCCTTTAATTTCCAGGTCGGCAGTTAAAAAAGTACAGTCATTGGTCGATGACGCTTTAAAAAAAGGGGCTCGAATTACTTATCAGGCCGATCTTGATAAAACCCTTCTCGCGATAGGCTCTTATTACCCTCCTACAGTGTTAAATAATATTGCAGATGATTCACTTTTATTGACGCAAGAAATTTTTGGCCCGGTAGTGGCTATACTCCCTTTTGACTCTGATGAGGAGGTGGCCAAACTTGCCAATGATACTGATTACGGATTGGCTGCTTATTGTTTTACTCGCGATTCAAAAAGAATAAAAAAAATGTCTGAAATATTGGCCACAGGTATGTTAGGTATTAATACCGGCACTATTTCAAATGCAATGGCTCCGTTTGGTGGAGTCAAACACTCTGGGTGGGGGAGGGAAGGCTCTCATTACGGCATTGCCGACTATCTTGAGATTAAATACATTTGCGAACAAATTTAA